In Microbacterium sp. No. 7, the genomic window GCCGGGCACTACGAGGAGTTCTTCTACGACGTCCACCCGCACGCCCCGAGCCTCGTGCAGCACAGCGGCGGGGAGGATCATTCCGTCGATCGGGTGATCCGGGCGACGTGCGTGTTCCTCGTGCTCACCGACTGGCCGGCCCGCCCGGTCGAGCAGGCCGTGGACTACATCGCGCACCGCGTCACCGGGCTCTCCTCCCGCAGCTCCGCGGTAGAGATCGTGTCCAAAGAACTCCACATCGCCGTCCGCCTCGGCTACACCCCGGAAGCGTGGGCGGCGCTCGTGCGCCTGGTCGTCGGCTCCCAGACCGGGAAACGCCGCCGCAGCGGCCAGTACGGCCTGTTCGCTCGCGTCCTCCTCGGCGACGACGTCGCCGATCTGCTGCGCGACGAGTCACTCGTCACCGCCTCCCGCACCGCGTCCGGGATGCAGGAGAGCCGGGGTGGGTCGTGAGTCGCGGGCATCTCGTCCTGGAGCACGCGATCGACGAGATCAGTGTCGGCTACAGCTTCCGCCGCGACGTCGAGGAGGATCTGGACGAGCTGTGCGCGTCGATCGAACGGTTCGGGGTGATCCACCCGCCCACGGTCACCGAGCAGTACGCGCTGATCTCCGGCAGGCGGGTGCTGGCCGCGCAGCAACGCCTCGGCTACCGGGTCACCCCGATCTGGATCGTGCACGGCGTGTCCGACAAGCTCTCCCACGTGCTCGCGATCCGCGACGAGGAGACCCTCCGCAAAGCGCTGAAACCGATCGAGCAGGCCGAGCTCTACAGCGAACTCAAACAGCTCTACGCCGAGGAGAACGCCCGCAAGCAGGAAGCCACCCAATTCGGCGCCCACCCCGACAACAGTGAGGCAGCGGCCCCTACTGAGGATGGCGGTGGTGTCGATTCGACACCACCGCAGACGGTGCGCGGTGAAGGGGCGAAGACGCGGGTGCGGGCGGCGAAAGCGGTCACCGGGCGGGACTCGCACGGGATGCTCGATCAGGTCGTCGAGCTCAAACAGATCGCCGCCTCCGACACTGAGCACCCGCAGGTGCGGCAGGCCGCCGCCGAGGCGCTGCTCGAGCTCAACACGGATGGGAAAGTGAACGGCCGCTACCTGCGCGTGAAACTCCTCCAGGCTGTCACGCTGCTGGAGCAGTGGGCCGGGCACCCCGATGAGCCCGACGCCATCCGAGAGGCGGCAGCCGCTGAACTCCAGCTCGTGCGGGCGCAGGAGCATCCGAAAGACGCGCTGAAAGAAGCGACCCGCGCGATCGGCCGTCTCACCCCGCTGCGGAAAGACGCTGCGGCGGCGGTGCGGGAGGGGTGGTCGGATGCGGATCCGCTGCTGCGCCAGAAGCATCAGATCCGCAAGCTCGTCGATCTGCTGCGCCGCGAGCACGGCTGGTGGGAACGCTACAGCCCCGAAGACTTCGGCGCCTACGCCGACAGCGAGCAGTGGGAGCTGGTGGAGACCAGCATCGTCCAGGCCGGCCACTTCCTCGATATCGCGCGTACCTCCCGAGAAACCCGGAACGACGTGGAGGTGGCTGATGCCCACGTTTGAGGATCCGAAGCAGGACGCGGACGAGCTCGGCGAAGCCGCTCGCGGCCTGGCGCATGCGACCCGGCACATCACCCGCCCGCCCGACACCTACGAGACGCTCGGCGCGCTGCACTATGCGCTCACGAGCGTGCAGCAGTCCCTGAACCAGCTCGCCTCCTGGCACCACAGCCACAGCGCCCACGCGGCGACCGACGACGGAAACCGCCAGGCCGGGCAGGAGCACGCGGAGAAGGCGAGCGGGTGGTTGCGGCTCGCAGGCGCCTCCCTCAACCAAGTCGTCTCCCTCGTCATGCGCGCCCAGACCGAGAACGGGCGCATCGCCTGGCACCCAGAACCGGTTACTCCGGCACCTGACCGTGACCCGGGGATGGCGGAGGCGCTCCGCGAGCGCGAAGCCGCCCTCGACCCCGAGCCTCCGCCCAGCGGCGACGGGCCGGCTGCCCCGCGGTCGGTCACCCGCTGACGGCGCGGCGGGGCGTCTCTGGTGGGTGGCGCACCTATCGGCTGACCGTTGTCCCCTCATCGGAAGGCCGTTCCTATGTCGTCACCTCACGCCGATCAGCGCCAGCGCAGCCGTCGCCGCCTGATCATCACCCTCATCGCCACCGGCCTGATCCTGCTGCTCCTGACCGGCATCGGCATCTACGGCCTCATCACCGGCCCCACCCCGCAAGACCCTGGCGACCCGTCGAACCCGGGCGCCTCGGAGACGCCCGGCACGCCGGGCGAGGAGCCCGGGGCACGGGAGCTGCCGTCGCTGCCGCGCACGGACGACCCGGAGAAGTACGTGCGGGCGGTCGCGGAGGCGTTGTTCGCGTGGGACACGTTCACGCTCCTCACCCCGGCAGATCACCGGGCGGTGCTGATCGAGGACGCCGACCCCACCGGCACCGAAACCCCGGGCCTCATCGCCGACCTCGACGGCTACTTCCCGTCGGCGCAGACATGGCGGGATCTGGCCGAGTACCGCACCCGCCAGCACCTCGAAATCGAGGACGTGTTCGTCCCCGAGCAGTGGCACGAAGCGGTCGCCGCCGCAGGCGATGAGATCGCCGACGGCACGATCGCCTACACCGTTGACGGGGTGCGGCATCGGCAGGGCGTCTGGTACGGCGATGCCGTCTCGAGTGCGCATCCGGTCGCGTTCACCGTGTTCGTCGCCTGCGAGCCGGTGTTCGACCGGTGCCAGCTGCTGCGCCTGTCCCAGCTCGACAACCCCCTCCGCTGACGAGCCGGTGGTTGTGATGCGGAAGGTGCTCGTCTTCGCTGTCCTCGGGATGCTGCTCGCGCCGATGCTGGGGCTACTCAGCGTCGGGGTGCTCATGAACCCGGCCGTCCTCCACCAGGCCCACTGCCTCGCCTCCGGCCTCACCCTCGGCCCCATCCCGGACGAGCTGGAGGTGACCACGAAAGACGGCACGACCTTCACGCTGAACAAGCAGCAGCTCACCCACGCGGGCACCATCATCACCACCGGCGCGAACA contains:
- a CDS encoding ParB/RepB/Spo0J family partition protein encodes the protein MSRGHLVLEHAIDEISVGYSFRRDVEEDLDELCASIERFGVIHPPTVTEQYALISGRRVLAAQQRLGYRVTPIWIVHGVSDKLSHVLAIRDEETLRKALKPIEQAELYSELKQLYAEENARKQEATQFGAHPDNSEAAAPTEDGGGVDSTPPQTVRGEGAKTRVRAAKAVTGRDSHGMLDQVVELKQIAASDTEHPQVRQAAAEALLELNTDGKVNGRYLRVKLLQAVTLLEQWAGHPDEPDAIREAAAAELQLVRAQEHPKDALKEATRAIGRLTPLRKDAAAAVREGWSDADPLLRQKHQIRKLVDLLRREHGWWERYSPEDFGAYADSEQWELVETSIVQAGHFLDIARTSRETRNDVEVADAHV